The Glycine soja cultivar W05 chromosome 9, ASM419377v2, whole genome shotgun sequence sequence ATAAGCCCAGGTTTGTCGATGGATGTAACCAATGGCCCCTACAATCAACTAGAACTTATGAACTGTAATGATGTTTGTAGATATCATGTGCTTTTAATTTGCTCTGTTCCCTAACATGAAACAAAGATTGGTGGATAATCTTCATCATATATCAATTAAGATGAAATGCAATTCGATTATCacttctaagtttgtgttgcatTTTGTATTCTAGGACTTGCCACGTGTATTAACTTTCAGCTGATCTTAGCAAagggtttgaactttgaagagtTTGGTGGGGTCTCATTACATGCCTGTGTTGAGACAATAAGATAGAAGGAAGTTGTTGAAAAGGTTTTGTTACTaaaaaaagcaaataaaaacTTACTATGCCATTAACATGAGCTTTATACAAAGTTGATAGATAACACTATAAAAGAAAGGTCCCCAGTCATCAATTTTAGCAGGGCcaaaaattattttcccaaaTTTTGCAGCcaataaaagacattttttttgctATAACATGAGCAAGTGAAGACAATGTTGCTATAAAATTTCATCCCCTTCTTCCTTTatgaaaataccaaaaatacaATATGGGAAGGAAAAACAGAATGGCTAAACAAAAACTAGCATTGAAACACAAAATCAATAGAAAAGGATTCATCTCTGAGCACATTATTTTCACCTAGTTCTTCATGGCTAGATTGGCATTAGGTCTCACTACTCCAATTGATGTAGAAGAGGATGATGATGACATGGCAGACCTATCAAACTCCTCCTTGTCCTCATTGAAGACCTTATTCAGAACTTCTTGGAGCTCCACATACCTTCTTCGCTTCCTTAGTCGATCTTCGGGACTGTCATCACCCATACATGTAAGCTGAGTTAGGTCATCAGCATCCATGATCTTGTTCAACACTTCTGAGCATCGAGGGAAGAAGCGTTTCCCCAACTCCACTGCTCAAgccaaacaaaaaaagaacttaGGTCCCAACTACTGCAGGCATTTTTTATCTGTAAGTATCTTGAAACTGGGCTAGGCATAACTAAACcttcatatttataatcaatgtGGCCTAATATTAGATCTATTACGTAGATTCTGATACCATCTGGAATTTGGACTATGCTTAATTCAACTCCAAAACCGCTCATAAGGTGAGGATTGTCTTAGTCTTTATAAACTCCACTTTGCTCAGATCTATAGTCGATCTAGATCTCAAATTCTCAATAGAGTTTACACTTCAGAAGACATAACTGAATGGAAGCATTTTAAGAAAGTGAAACATGACAGACATACACTAAACTCTCTGTTATTgtttataagaataattttaagcCTTTATCCTCAAGGAAAGTATTCATTATTGAATAAGGGAAAGAAATAGAAACATCAATTACCAGTTCTAGACAGTGCTCTCAACCTAACTAGATGTTCTTCCTTCATTCTGAAAGGTGCATCGTTTAAGTCCACAGTTGTCCTCTGGTGATCACTAATATTTGGACAGTACATGTCTGTTGATGGAAACTCAGATGTGCCATCAATTTGAGAAATATCCATAATAACCTTTGCTTCCATGGGAAACAACACTTTCGCCAGTCCAACTGaaaacaatgaatcattagttaTAGCCTCATGTTGTTTATTGCTCATAATTTTCTTGGTTCAAGAATTGTGTTactgaaaaaaataacaaactgCCTAGTAAGCACTGTCCAGAATTTTTGTACTATCATCCAATTACTGATAGTGTAAAATATAAAGTCATCCATTCACAAACCATCACATATGctaaatttgttgacttttataataactacttAAAAAGTTATACCAGTGATGATTTCTCATTGGTTGACAGTATATTTTACACAACGatgcatagaaattaaacttactGAAGAATATGTAATGTGAGAAAATACCTCTATTTTCTAGGTACAACAGTTTCATGCGCAAATCATCCCCTGCCATAGCAAGAGAAAGAGATGCCTCTCCAAGTAAAGGCTCCCTTCTCTCAGCTTGCTCCAATATCTCTATGCACAACCTGTCACTGCATGAAACTTTTCCTTCCTCTGTGGACTTATAATAATCCACAGCTTTGGTGAGACGTTTCGAAATCTGAAGGGCTTTTCTTCCATCCAAAGTGAGATCAGAAGGCTGTGCCCCCTTAGTCAAGAGAGAAACTATAATCTTAGGCTCCTTCCTCATTGCAGCAACATGCAGCACACTATAGCCCCTATAGTTTTTGTGGTTCACATCAGCAAGACCAAGATCAAGAAGCTCAGTGGTGGTCTTCACATCACAGTATGCAACAGCATAGTGGAGTGCATAAGCATCATCAAGAGTTGTGTGTCCCTCTTTCAAAAGCAATCTTACCAGTTCCACATCGTCCGAATCCAGTGCCCTGTGTATTCTGTTGACATGTTTGTCAGGAAAATTGAAGTTTTCGGGCATGTACAGGTCCAGTTCTATTCGTTTATCTGTGATTTGCTTCACCAAATGTTGAGGCAGTGCCTTTTCAAGAGTGGTGATATCAGCATCAGATTTAAGTATCATCTCAGTGCACCTTGCTAGTAGTCTTTCACACACTATGCCACATATATTTGCGACCGATAGAACcaccaaaatatcatctattGCCACCTTTTCAAGAATGTCTAGTAGATGTCCCTGCAAGTATATCAAATGAATTTACTTACAGCATTGCTGCAAAAGGCAAACAAAATATGTTGTTGTATTGAACTGCATATTTTACATTTCATAATTCAGCCTCTAATGTTACTTGTAATTGTAAAGATGGCAATATCTCAATCTTAAAATATGCTGTATCTTGAGCACCACAGTTCGTTGCATGGAgggataaaaattatatattctccTTGTTCATAGATTAATATTGTATTCTATCTTAAAATATCTTCAGTACTAAATTTCTAATGTTAAGTAAAGAAATATCATCACGtataatgaaatataaaaattctttaaaatattgtattatgtaatcttaatattatatattctttCAATAATAAAGACTAATTGAGAGGTAAAAGTAATAGACTGAAAATTCATTAGAAAGGAATGGATAACAGGGAAACACACGAGATGAATTGAGGAAATTCATTATAACAAAGATAAATGAATTTCATTAGAATTCACTCCTACATGCTCAGCAGTAGAGTGAATGATCttgtatcaaaatcaaactcaacATAAATACAGTATATCATTAGAAAGAGGTATATTTAGAGATAGTTTAACTAATAGTtgtattaaatacttaaaaaaaaagatatttttcgtTCACAATAATCTTATCTGGTACGAATAGGATTATCAAGATGTTATGATCTCTATCAAAAAGAAGGATGAAGGGGTTGAATTATTGTGTACCTGCTAAAGAGCAATCAACTCATTGAGCTGAAAAGTGGAGGATGCATAGAGAAGCTGAAGCAAGAAATCAATAGCAGGCCTACACCCAAAATGTGAACACACATCAtccacacaaacacaaacaccacCTTGAGGCAAAGGCTTCACTCTTCCACTATACAAATAAGCCAAAACAATCCCAAGCGCCTCCAACCCCACGTTGTAGTCCTTGGCCACTTCCTTCAGCCGGAGCACGCAGCCGCCACCACCGGCGAAGACATGCTTGAAGAAGCCGCTCCTGGCCGCCAGAATGCACCGGTTCACCGCCACTTCCCGGCCGTCTCCGGCCACGATCTTGGCGTCGGAGAAAAAGTCAACCCCCCCGCCATCTAATATTGACCCGAGCTGCTCCGAGAGGCGCCTCAGCGGCGTGATGACGTCCGAAACGCCGCTCAAATAGGCCTCGCCGGTGCTGCTGTTACTGGCGTCCTTTGAATCCGAGGAGCCGCTTCTGAAGTTCATGGCTTGAAGGATATGGTTCTGGTTCAAAAGTAGAGaggatagatatttttttatccgtagaaattaaaaacatgtaTCATGTATCAGAATGTTTACAACAATTCATGTATGCTCAACCAATTAAGTTTAACTTCTTGGTAGAGAAAGgcagagattttttttataaccataTTTATTCAATCAACTATACTAAACTCCTCGTGAGAGATATGGTAATGATATGTATACACAGATAGAGAGAGAGGTTAAGGAATGATGAAGAGAATAGAGGTAGGAGCTGTGCTTATATATGAATGAGAATAAGAATGGTGTTGTGTTCCTTAAAAGCTGCTAAGATATGAGGACATTTATTAAAGATAAATCTGGGAATTTGTCCGTACGCCAATGGATTTGGGATCAGTGTTTTTGTGTTGTGTTTGCTTTGAGTTGGGTCACGATTTGTAGAAGGAAGTGTCCCTTTCACAATGAATATTATCCTACCCCATTTGTTGGATGCatgctaaaaaataagaacatgaAGAGAACAAAATAAAGTAAAGGTGTGAtcgattatattttatttatgtaaatcgataataatttaatctctgaaaaaatgaaaaattttgattttatttttaataactaataattatgTTCTGTTGTAATTTTgtgagattattttattattaaattataatatttaataattaatttaatattaagatatttttaagacttatttatcaatttattattaagttatacacaaaacataattcttacattttttatacatttataaattaaataagaatattttaactttttaagaattaaatcatcatcaatttatatattttgggaCTAAAATGATCatcataaagtaaaataaagaacaaatgttttttaaaataaaaataaagaataaacgtTTTTCATCCAGGCTAGATtaattctttctcttttttattgataaattaattatttctgaattgaattaattatttatcaagtgctagaattttttatctttaccaAGTGATAGACTATATTAATGGAAtcagaatataaaaaaagtttaacatatatgcattgaattatttaattataaattatcatttaaattattttaaaatttaataaatttattatatatgataagttataattaaataattatataaaaaaattgtactctATCTGTATATAATATTCATCTTAGCaaaatgtatattaataataatcccTTCTACATGGAACGGCTATCATGAATATTCGGTGTTCCACATGTTTTTGAACGGACGGGATTTACCAGGGACTCACTAGTTGTCCAGGTGCGCATTAATTGGGTTTCTAGCGAACTACGCTCAGTTTAAGATAGGAAGGATATCTTTGGTATCATGTGCTAACTTTTGATAGCATTTCTTTTCCGATCACCATAATTAGGATCACTTTTTGATGGGACATCAAGTTATTCCGTAAgctcttcttccttttgaataTACTTTGCATATCATAAAATTAATCATCAGTTTAAAATTTAGTTacattttaaagtattttttcttttcctaaaatGAGCTTAAAGTGTTACTAAAATATATAAGGTAAATTACatttaatgatcatcaataacaataatggcTATACTTTCAACATGCTCTATAAATATCTTGGACAATAATTTCTTTGTTAAAGAGTCAAGTATCATAAagtttgtgctaatatgttctattaacactctttgtttttgaacttcttccttcatGAAAAAGTACTTCAATTTCATATGTTTAGCACCCTCAGAGTACTTATcgttcataaaaaaatagtattatggagttatcacaatacattttcagcagCCTAGTAATACTGTCGACAATTCTAAGTCTTGAAATAAAATCCTGCAGTCAATTAGCTTGAATTGTATTCTCAAAACATGCTCCAAATTCAACTTTCTTAACAACAGCTTATGCATACATAattgtttccatttgtttttgttccatatcatttttagaacattgtgcgagactaaatttgtctcctttctaAATTAGAACAAGTGATGTTGAACACATTTCCATCCTGAATCTCTCTAGTCCTTTGTTGATATATGCTTTCTGAGATAAGCCTGACAATTCTTGTGATCTATTACagaatatttctatccctatcacatagcttaccTCTCCCATATCTTTCACCTCAAAGTTGctagagagaaatttcttagtctcatggagaagaccaagatcattaATTGCAGCAATATATCATAAACATACAGGATtagaaaaataaccttactcccactaATCTTCGGATATATGCACTGATCAacagtattttccttaaatccaaaggaaacaatggtatcattaaacttcaaataccattggcgggaagcttgcttgagattgtatattgatttctttaatttgcataCCATGTGTTAATTTCCTTCAACTAAaaaccccattggttggtccatataaacattctcctctaaatctcTATTAAGAAAGACAGTTTTCACATTCATCTGATGTAGTTCCAAGTCATAATGAGCTACTAATGTcatgataatcctgaaagaatccttttGTAAAACCGATAAAAACGTCTCTCAATgtcatctttctgagtaaatcccttagcaacaagtctaacCTTGTAACGCtcaaggttgccatgagagtcacATTTAGTCTTAAAGAtccacttacaaccaactctaTTACAACCCTTTGGCAATTCTACAAGGTCCTAAACACCATTATGTCTcatggaatttatctcttctttcatgacatttaaccacttctcagaattaTCATAACTGACAGCTTGTGAAAACGAAActatatcattatcattaatgcttaagtttgtttctgtttcatgtaggtataccacatagttattcgaaatagctggtctcttttctctttgagacctccttaatgctacttcttgtggttcttccataataggttcattatgtATCATAGGCTCATTATTGTGTTACTcctcttcattatttttttaaacaacaacTAAAGGAGCAATCACCTTACTGCTAGAGACACAAGTTAAAGGGACTTTcactttaacttttttaatttctacatCTTGTGGAATTGTACTCTTATtgatttcaccattttcaatgaaccttgcatttccagtttcgacaattctcatactatgattcggacaataaaacatatacccctttgacttttctggataaacaatgaaatatccactgattgttcttgcatccaattttctttcttacggattataaatccttatttctgtctagcaaccccaaacatgcaggtgtcttatactaggtgtcctattcttccacagttcaaaaggtgtctttggaattACCTTACTAGAAAtcctattcaacaaatacatgacaGTTTCCAAGGCATACATTCACAAAGATATGAGTAAAGTTGAATTGCTTAACATAttcctaaccatatccattaaagttcttTTATGCCTTTCTAATAATCCATTTTGTTATGGTGTGTCAGGCATTGTGTATTGCGCATAAACTCCACGTTTCTGAAAAAGTTTTGCAAATGTACTTGGGTGTTGTCCAATTTCATCTTATCTTCCATAATACTCACCACCTCTATTAGATCTAATAACTTTCACCTTTCTGTCTAATTGTTtttctacttcattcaagtagatttctaaggcatccactgcttgagatttctcatgcagtaagtagacataacctTAACTTGAATAGTCatcaataaaggtgataaattatatttctttttcaaaagaattaacatcaaaaggtccacaaatattAGTATACACAATTTCAAGAAGTTAAGTTCTTCTTGTAGCTcatttctttgtatgttttgttggttttcccttaatacaatccacacaaatatttagatccataaaatctagattaggaagaatttcattttttattaatctttccatcctttctctagaaatgtgacctaatagtttatgccacaagaaagcagatCATTCGTTCACTAAACTACatttagtgccaacattatgatgaagagttaaaacaatttcaatatacaaaccatctaatttatataaaccaccACAAAGAATACCAGTATCgatgagatgattatgcttaaataaactgaaacatccattatcaaaattaaaagagtatccagtaacatcgagtttagataatgaaactaaattcctagataaattaggtacataaagagtttCCAGTAAATTTAAATGATGTTTAGTGTCGAGTTTTAAAAGTCTTGACTACTTCCACTAGAGCTTTCACTCTATTTCCCATGAagagaacttctcatttgggcttatggtttggattgtaaggaatccTTGCATAGTATTAGAAACACGAGTCGTACATCTAGAATCAATTCACCATGTATTATGGGAAACTTTAgttaaatttgattcaaaacatacaatcTTTGAACCAAGACTTACGCTTTAGGCAATCCTTCTCGAAGTGTCCAGATTTCCCACAAAATTGGCAATTATTGCCTTTTTGATACCTTTTTCTGGATTTGCACACAACTGTCATTGATCTTTAATGACCTTTTGCCTTTATCatgttttttcataaatttcttttcagctccttaattcccttggtggcttacataatggactgagtgacttccttgattcttaagtctcgtttcttcctgaactaacatattgtacaattcatgcacattctatttatctttcatggtattataacTCATTTGGAACAGGCCATACTCAAACGGTAATGAGTTCAAAATAAACTAaacaagaaagttctcattTACAGCCATTCCCAAGGTTTTAAGTGTTGATgtaatgtttgtcatctcaatgacatgttcatgcatagtacgtgaaccatcaaacttcatggtggtcaatgtactcattaatgtcccagcaaAAGACTTATCAACTATTTAAGAGCGCTCTCCCACTAAACTCATAAACTCTTAAGCATTATCAATCTTAGGGAGAACTGTATTAATATTGTTTGAAAAATTCATTCTCATGAACATTAGGCTGAGTTTGTTAGATCTTTGCCAAGCTTCGTAATGGACTTTCtcttcataataaaattaacataagtgttttgagacacaaaacacatgtcatacatatgattcattTAGATAACggtcaatgtatattgatgcTCTCCTTTGGGTGGTACACcaatacacaacatacaaacatgatgatactaataaaattcttagcattatttggcaattaaatatgcaccaattaataatacctatttcctttgggtatataaataaaaactaatgatacacataaatcgcctacaattatatttattaattataagaacaactaatcaacctttagGCGATCCATAAAtaccttataacaatgaatttcaattacccataaaccaataatcatataatttagcatctaGTATTCTATgggtaattgaaataataattaatttgaaattaaataaccttataaaTTTGGTCACTTTAGTGACTAACAAATCCATCATACATTTAATTTCAATCAAATACTTGACATGCACATTCTTATTGTTAT is a genomic window containing:
- the LOC114367308 gene encoding LOW QUALITY PROTEIN: BTB/POZ domain and ankyrin repeat-containing protein NPR1 (The sequence of the model RefSeq protein was modified relative to this genomic sequence to represent the inferred CDS: substituted 1 base at 1 genomic stop codon), with product MNFRSGSSDSKDASNSSTGEAYLSGVSDVITPLRRLSEQLGSILDGGGVDFFSDAKIVAGDGREVAVNRCILAARSGFFKHVFAGGGGCVLRLKEVAKDYNVGLEALGIVLAYLYSGRVKPLPQGGVCVCVDDVCSHFGCRPAIDFLLQLLYASSTFQLNELIALXQGHLLDILEKVAIDDILVVLSVANICGIVCERLLARCTEMILKSDADITTLEKALPQHLVKQITDKRIELDLYMPENFNFPDKHVNRIHRALDSDDVELVRLLLKEGHTTLDDAYALHYAVAYCDVKTTTELLDLGLADVNHKNYRGYSVLHVAAMRKEPKIIVSLLTKGAQPSDLTLDGRKALQISKRLTKAVDYYKSTEEGKVSCSDRLCIEILEQAERREPLLGEASLSLAMAGDDLRMKLLYLENRVGLAKVLFPMEAKVIMDISQIDGTSEFPSTDMYCPNISDHQRTTVDLNDAPFRMKEEHLVRLRALSRTVELGKRFFPRCSEVLNKIMDADDLTQLTCMGDDSPEDRLRKRRRYVELQEVLNKVFNEDKEEFDRSAMSSSSSSTSIGVVRPNANLAMKN